The Sphaeramia orbicularis chromosome 16, fSphaOr1.1, whole genome shotgun sequence genome window below encodes:
- the pnisr gene encoding arginine/serine-rich protein PNISR: MWDQGGQPWPQWPLSQQQWMQSFQHQQDPGQVDWAALAQAWIAQKESTGAEQPNIQPNGQDIPGIEPVGQGNHGAFQGDPAFGRMWQPEWGMHGQPPPPPPPDQAWIPPGSGPMDVVNPSEDSNSQDSAEFNSEAHHGVYPQNSHGYGAQPDSYAMAPLAMNQFDYQHGAASTYGPTPTGFHSQYWQGPPQNRRDNRPPGFRDRPRSPIQLPVKPVEAPATLDAVKRRTLPAWIREGLEKMDREKQKKQERERMEKERAEMAKDDGKEHEADEDSNGPRVPRKSKFDSDDEGNDDDAEDKTSMRKEFTGRSPSPPAEDSESEMTDEEKEFQLMLITKTLLTEILLEVTNEEILHVAKDAHRKATRAPAKQLAQSSALASLTGLSGLGDYGSDESEDDERSVRGSESSDTDEEELRHRIREKQDAFRRKEREIQLLQEKQAQEILLAREDMVKERLNRERGEYDEIQLENPHKQEVKDREAEPLAERRRSRSEKEGSEGKQSGRAKERSGRGGSDSPTNGHSSSSRSSSSHSSSRSSSSSSSSSVSSRSSSRSSSPRRKRRRSRSSSHKARRRSRSRSSHRHRGDRSEKGRDRRRGSAERSGHHKNDRSNSRDRRSRRSRSRSRDRDRGRARGRDRDSRSRDKDRDRDKDRKRSRERRDNKHKQKASSKERDRRRDRSRSHEKDKKKKDKDRDRESDKKKDKPKAKEKDRDKDKEKGSSVGAEENGKSKKRKESDSCTDSQSDRHSRQDKKDKKGSAKASKRRSDSDSSRSPSPEVSKEKKSKKSKRSRSRSTEKSHKSGKKASRKHKSKSRSRSASPSRRSRR, encoded by the exons ATGTGGGACCAGGGAGGACAACCCTGGCCGCAGTGGCCTCTGAGCCAACAGCAGTGGATGCAGTCATTTCAGCACCAACAGGATCCAG gTCAAGTGGATTGGGCAGCCCTAGCACAGGCATGGATCGCTCAGAAAGAGTCAACAGGAGCAGAGCAGCCCAACATCCAGCCCAACGGCCAGGATATTCCAGGCATCGAACCTGTCGGACAGGGCAACCATGGGGCCTTCCAGGGTGACCCAGCGTTTGGCAGGATGTGGCAGCCAG AATGGGGAATGCACGGTCAGCCCCCTCCTCCTCCGCCCCCGGACCAGGCCTGGATCCCTCCAGGTTCAGGACCGATGGATGTGGTGAACCCCAGTGAGGACAGCAACAGTCAGGACAGCGCAGAGTTCAACTCAGAAGCCCACCATGGGGTTTACCCCCAGAACAGCCATGGGTATGGGGCACAGCCCGACAGCTACGCCATGGCCCCCTTGGCCATGAACCAGTTTGATTATCAG CATGGAGCTGCATCCACATACGGCCCCACACCCACAGGCTTCCACTCGCAATACTGGCAGGGCCCACCACAGAACAGACGAGACAACAGACCCCCTGGGTTCAGAGACCGGCCCCGATCCCCGATCCAGCTGCCTGTGAAGCCTGTGGAGGCCCCTGCAACGTTAG ATGCTGTAAAAAGACGCACACTACCTGCATGGATCCGAGAAGGCCTTGAAAAAATGGACAGAGAAAAGCAAAAGAAGCAGGAACGAGAACGAATGGAGAAGGAGCGTGCAGAAATGGCAAAAGATGATGGCAAAGAGCATGAAGCAGATGAGGACAGTAATGGGCCGCGTGTGCCTCGCAAGAGTAAATTT GACAGTGACGATGAAGGGAATGACGATGATGCTGAAGATAAGACGTCCATGAGGAAGGAGTTTACCGGTCGCAGTCCATCACCTCCAGCTGAAGACAGCGAATCTGAAATGACAGATGAGGAAAAGGAGTTCCAGTTG ATGCTCATCACAAAAACGTTGCTGACAGAGATCCTTCTAGAGGTCACTAATGAGGAAATCCTGCATGTGGCTAAAGACGCTCACCGCAAAGCCACACGAG CTCCTGCAAAACAGCTGGCACAGTCAAGTGCACTGGCTTCTCTGACCGGTCTCA GCGGGCTTGGTGACTATGGTTCAGATGAAAGCGAGGATGATGAACGCAGCGTCCGAGGGTCTGAATCTTCTGATACTGATGAGGAGGAGTTACGCCACCGTATCCGGGAGAAGCAGGATGCCTTCCGCCGCAAAGAGCGAGAGATACAGCTGCTACAAGAAAAACAAGCACAAGAAATTCTGCTTGCACGTG AGGACATGGTGAAGGAGAGGTTGAACAGAGAAAGGGGGGAATATGATGAGATTCAAttagagaacccacacaaacaggaAGTAAAAGACAGGGAGGCGGAGCCCTTAGCGGAGAGGCGTAGGTCCCGTAGTGAGAAGGAGGGCAGTGAGGGGAAGCAGTCAGGCAGAGCGAAGGAGCGTTCAGGACGCGGTGGCAGCGACTCCCCCACCAACGGCCACAGCAGCAGCTCACGCTCCTCCTCCAGCCACAGCAGCAGCCgctcctcctcgtcctcttcttcttcttcagtgtcTTCTCGTAGTTCGTCTAGGTCTTCCTCCCCCCGAAGGAAGAGGAGACGTAGCCGCTCTTCTTCCCACAAGGCTCGGCGGCGTAGCCGCAGCCGGAGCTCTCACAGACATCGCGGCGACCGTAGCGAGAAAGGCCGAGACAGGAGGAGGGGCAGCGCAGAGCGATCAGGACACCACAAAAATGACCGCAGCAATTCGAGGGACAGAAGGAGCCGCAGGAGTAGATCCAGGTCCAGAGACAGGGACCGAGGCAGAGCCAGGGGTAGAGACAGGGACAGTCGCAGTAGGGACAAGGACAGAGACAGGGACAAGGACCGGAAGAGAAGCAGGGAGCGCAGGgataacaaacacaaacagaaagcCTCCAGCAAAGAGCGAGACAGGAGGAGAGACAGGAGCCGGAGTCACGAGAAGGACAAGAAAAAGAAGGACAAAGACAGAGACAGGGAGTCCGACAAAAAGAAAGACAAGCCAAAGGccaaagagaaagacagagacaagGACAAAGAGAAGGGCAGCTCTGTAGGTGCAGAGGAGAACGGCAAGTCCAAGAAAAGGAAGGAGAGTGACTCCTGCACAGACTCACAGAGCGACAGACACTCCAGGCAGGACAAGAAGGACAAAAAGGGCTCCGCCAAAGCTAGCAAGAGACGCTCTGACTCAGACTCCAGTAGATCCCCGTCCCCTGAAGTTAGCAAGGAAAAGAAATCTAAGAAATCCAAACGTAGTCGCTCAAGGTCGACGGAAAAATCTCACAAGTCTGGTAAGAAGGCAAGCCGCAAACACAAGTCTAAGTCACGATCAAG GTCGGCGTCGCCCTCCCGTCGTAGCAGACGCTGA